The nucleotide sequence ATTCAACTATATTATTAGGGGCAATTTTTTGCCAAAATTGCTCTAGCCTCTCAATACGTTTTTCTGGTGGATTCCCAACTATAATTGCAGCTTGGATAGCCCCAATTGAGGTCGCTGCAATCCAATCAGGCTGATAACCTGCTTCTAATAATCCTTTAACCACGCCAAATTGATAGGCACCCAAGGAACCCCCACCTTGTAATACATACGCGACTCGTGGAAAACGCCCTTTAGGTTTAGCGGGTAAATGATTAAAACGGTTGGCCAAAGGATTATTACCAGTAGGTTTCGAGTCCATTTTTGCATTCATAAAAATCTCCCTTTATCGAGCACTGTTATTTACCGGCTCTTTAGCCCTACACAGTATACCTGAAGATTATCTAGAAAAATCAGTAACGTTATCAAATTTGTTCTCATGTCCTCTCGAACAAACTGAGAGATCTCCAGAATAGGTATCGTACTATTTTTATACGTTCGAAATGACGTAGAAGCAATCTAAAAAAGCAGGAATCAAAGCAAAACACACACCCCTAGCTTATAATTATATTAACTCAAAGACAGGATTGATTCATATGGATAAAATGATTAAATCTGTTGATGTGATTATCGTGCGAATCTATATTCTGGAGTCATCCAATTTAATCCAAAAAATCTTTGACCATTTGGAAAAAACAGTAAAAATTCGTGGTGTAAGCCTATTTCGTGGTTTAAGGGGCTTTGGTGAAACAGGAGACCACAGCAGTTCTGTGTTCGATGTTCGCTGGGATTTACCGATCATTATAGAATTTTTTGATAGTGAGGAAAAAGTGAAGCTTGCTTTAGAGTACTTGACTACCTTTATTAAACCAGAGCACATAGTTTTTTGGAAAGCACAGGCAAATACTGAACTCTAAAATGCAAAAACTTAAAAAGAACCAGCAAAACTTCATCTTATTGATAGTGTATCCGCCATTAAAAATTAATAAATAAATCAATGATCTATCCTATATTTTCTCAATTTACGTAGCTGAGCTAAGTCTTAATTAATTTCATTAGAACAAAATATGCAGTTTGTTACCGACACTAGTCGACTATGACATGTAATAAATTGGTATATTTTTAAACACTTTAACCATGGGGAATACAATGAATCCAATCTATAATGTTGCTGGTTTTTTACAGCAGGATAAAAGAGCGATACTAAATCAAATAGCATTTAATATAGTTAATGAGCTCGTCATACTGGAGGGTGATGTCGATGGACAAAACCTACTTATTGCAGCAGAAATAGCTCAGGCAATCGACGCATTATTAAAGGAGAAAAGCTTCACCTCTCGCACAAAAGTATGCTATCAGCCGCAGGAAATCGAAAAATTTTTTAATCTACACATGCAAGCAATACAGGATTTGGCCGGTCAATTATATGCCTTAAATGAATCTGACTTATACAAAGACATCTGCACGCTAGGAGAATTACTATACGCCGGACGATGGGACACTACGAGTCATCTTAATAATGAAAAAGCCTTACTCGCTACAGAGAATACAAGAGTTCTGCTTTACTGTGCTGAAAATGGTGAATTGGCTATCCGCTTCCCCAATGAACAAGTATGTAGGGCATTTAGCCAACATCTAAAGCCTGCAATCATTC is from Legionella donaldsonii and encodes:
- a CDS encoding DUF190 domain-containing protein; translated protein: MDKMIKSVDVIIVRIYILESSNLIQKIFDHLEKTVKIRGVSLFRGLRGFGETGDHSSSVFDVRWDLPIIIEFFDSEEKVKLALEYLTTFIKPEHIVFWKAQANTEL